A single genomic interval of Thermovibrio guaymasensis harbors:
- the truD gene encoding tRNA pseudouridine(13) synthase TruD, with the protein MKVKSKPGDFKVFEVLKEKPSKRDGKYRYYTLFKRGIETKEAIGRVAKLSRVSPKEILYGGLKDKNAETTQFIAVRRPLKLKEIKDENLRLCFVGYLDRPPKELIEGNRFEVLVRGVRKVPEERFRVLEDVGIPNYYGEQRFTPVRGGRFFVQELLKGPKCALVSLFAPAGWESSLSRRAKKLFIQGKFKEASSLFRGWRRKVSDFLSRGGSFEEALKLVPKEEIEFQLNVFQSYLFNRLLSDLIKGKTPNLVKFKYKLGYLYYPLESVSVPVELPAFTPKLDLYDSLISQIGVDRKSLFHLSDYFHSFKRKTFVKPKDFEIEEVNKGSYLLKFFLPSGSYATNLLRFLFSAV; encoded by the coding sequence TTGAAAGTTAAGAGTAAACCTGGTGACTTTAAAGTATTTGAGGTTTTAAAAGAAAAGCCCTCCAAAAGGGATGGAAAGTACAGGTACTACACCCTCTTTAAAAGGGGAATTGAGACGAAGGAGGCCATAGGGAGAGTTGCAAAACTCTCCCGAGTTTCTCCTAAGGAGATCCTCTACGGCGGTCTAAAGGATAAGAACGCTGAAACTACTCAGTTTATTGCTGTTAGGAGACCTTTAAAATTAAAGGAAATTAAAGATGAGAACCTTAGGCTCTGTTTTGTAGGTTACCTTGATAGACCTCCGAAGGAGTTGATAGAGGGAAACAGGTTTGAAGTTTTAGTGAGGGGAGTAAGGAAAGTTCCTGAGGAGAGGTTTAGGGTTTTAGAGGATGTAGGAATTCCTAACTACTACGGAGAACAGAGGTTTACACCGGTTAGGGGTGGAAGGTTCTTCGTTCAGGAGCTCCTAAAGGGCCCAAAGTGTGCACTTGTTTCCCTCTTTGCTCCTGCAGGCTGGGAGAGCTCCCTCTCAAGGAGGGCAAAGAAGTTATTCATTCAGGGGAAGTTTAAGGAGGCCTCTTCCCTTTTTAGAGGCTGGAGGAGGAAGGTTTCAGATTTCCTTTCAAGGGGCGGAAGTTTTGAAGAAGCCCTAAAGCTGGTTCCGAAGGAAGAGATTGAGTTTCAGTTAAACGTCTTCCAGTCTTACCTCTTTAATAGGCTTCTATCGGATTTAATTAAAGGAAAAACTCCCAATTTAGTTAAGTTTAAGTATAAACTCGGTTACCTGTACTATCCCCTTGAAAGTGTTTCTGTTCCTGTGGAGCTCCCCGCTTTCACCCCTAAACTGGACCTCTACGATTCTTTAATTAGCCAAATCGGAGTTGATAGGAAGTCCCTATTTCACCTTTCAGATTACTTCCATTCCTTTAAAAGGAAAACCTTTGTAAAGCCTAAGGATTTTGAAATTGAAGAGGTTAATAAAGGTTCTTACCTTCTAAAGTTTTTCCTCCCTTCAGGTTCCTACGCTACAAATCTTCTAAGGTTTCTCTTTAGTGCAGTTTGA
- a CDS encoding HNH endonuclease has translation MGKQMVLHPVLVLDKTYYPVAIFSHKKAFLLELLNKCEVLEHYQNVFLTSPSMKYLAPLTIRIPVLLRHWQTSAPTRRAIFIRDNFTCAYCGKLVKDNEATIDHIIPKSRGGKWSWENLVTCCSECNQKKGGRTPQEAGMKLMFKPKRPSNFQIDLNRWKKRFNQEFLGALSRFGVNWKEKIG, from the coding sequence TTGGGAAAACAGATGGTTCTCCACCCCGTTTTAGTCCTTGACAAGACTTACTATCCGGTGGCCATTTTCAGCCATAAGAAAGCCTTTCTCCTGGAGCTCCTAAACAAGTGCGAGGTCCTTGAACACTACCAAAACGTCTTTCTTACATCTCCCTCAATGAAGTACCTGGCTCCCCTAACTATCAGGATTCCAGTCCTCCTTCGCCACTGGCAAACTTCAGCTCCAACCAGGAGAGCAATCTTCATAAGGGACAACTTTACCTGTGCTTACTGTGGAAAACTCGTAAAGGACAACGAGGCAACAATAGATCACATTATCCCTAAAAGTAGGGGAGGAAAGTGGAGCTGGGAGAACCTGGTAACCTGCTGCTCTGAGTGTAACCAGAAAAAAGGTGGAAGGACTCCTCAAGAGGCCGGAATGAAGCTCATGTTTAAGCCTAAAAGACCCTCAAACTTTCAGATTGACCTTAACAGGTGGAAGAAGAGGTTTAACCAGGAGTTCTTGGGAGCTCTAAGTCGATTTGGAGTTAACTGGAAGGAGAAAATAGGGTAG
- the guaB gene encoding IMP dehydrogenase, with protein sequence MLGKEVKEALTFDDVLLVPNYSEVLPTQVDVRTKLTKKITLNIPIMSAAMDTVTESELAIAIAREGGIGIIHKNMTIEEQAEEVDRVKRSESGMIVKPVTVKPEQTIAEAEALMRKYKISGLPVVDDEGKLVGIITNRDIRFVKDFSKKISEVMTRENLKTVPVGTTLEEAKEILHKYKIEKLPVVDEKGYLKGLITIKDIEKREKYPNACKDELGRLMVGAAIGVGDEALRRAEALIEAGVDVIVIDTAHGHSKGVIQMVEKIKGLYPDVDVIAGNVATPEGTEALIKAGADAVKVGIGPGSICTTRVVAGVGVPQLTAVAQCAEVADKYDISIIADGGIKFSGDIAKAIGAGARVVMIGSLFAGTKESPGELILYQGRSYKVYRGMGSLGAMKKGSKDRYFQSDVEEKKLVPEGIEGMVPYRGPLADTIHQLVGGLRAGMGYCGAANIEEMRKKARFVKITSAGLKESHVHDVIITKEAPNYWIER encoded by the coding sequence ATGCTTGGCAAAGAGGTGAAGGAAGCCCTTACTTTTGACGACGTTCTCCTGGTTCCAAACTACTCTGAAGTTCTTCCAACTCAGGTTGACGTTAGGACTAAGCTCACTAAGAAAATAACCCTCAATATCCCCATAATGAGTGCCGCTATGGACACGGTTACTGAGTCTGAACTGGCAATTGCAATTGCCAGGGAAGGGGGAATCGGGATTATCCATAAGAACATGACTATTGAGGAGCAGGCTGAGGAGGTTGACAGGGTAAAGAGAAGCGAAAGCGGGATGATAGTTAAGCCTGTAACCGTAAAGCCTGAACAGACGATAGCGGAAGCTGAAGCCCTCATGAGGAAGTACAAGATTTCAGGCCTTCCCGTTGTTGATGATGAAGGGAAGCTTGTAGGAATAATAACTAACAGGGATATAAGGTTCGTAAAGGACTTTTCAAAGAAGATCTCAGAAGTTATGACCAGGGAAAACCTTAAAACCGTTCCTGTAGGGACTACGCTTGAAGAGGCAAAGGAGATCCTCCACAAGTACAAGATTGAGAAGTTGCCGGTTGTTGATGAGAAAGGTTACCTCAAGGGCTTAATAACTATTAAGGATATAGAGAAGAGGGAGAAGTACCCAAATGCCTGTAAGGATGAGCTTGGCCGTTTAATGGTAGGAGCTGCAATTGGAGTCGGAGACGAGGCTCTAAGGAGGGCCGAGGCTCTAATAGAAGCTGGAGTTGACGTTATAGTTATTGATACTGCCCACGGCCACTCAAAGGGCGTTATTCAGATGGTAGAGAAGATTAAAGGTCTCTATCCTGACGTTGACGTTATCGCTGGAAACGTTGCAACTCCTGAAGGGACAGAAGCCCTCATAAAGGCTGGAGCCGATGCTGTTAAGGTTGGAATCGGTCCCGGTTCAATCTGTACAACTAGGGTCGTTGCAGGAGTTGGAGTTCCCCAGCTTACCGCCGTTGCCCAGTGTGCAGAGGTTGCTGATAAGTACGATATCTCAATAATTGCCGACGGTGGAATTAAGTTCTCCGGCGACATAGCAAAGGCCATAGGGGCAGGTGCAAGGGTTGTAATGATTGGAAGTCTGTTTGCAGGAACTAAGGAGAGCCCCGGTGAGCTAATCCTCTACCAGGGAAGGAGTTACAAAGTTTACAGGGGAATGGGATCCCTTGGGGCAATGAAGAAGGGAAGTAAGGATAGGTACTTCCAGAGCGACGTTGAGGAGAAGAAGCTGGTTCCCGAGGGAATAGAGGGAATGGTTCCGTACAGGGGACCCCTTGCAGATACGATTCACCAGCTGGTCGGCGGTTTAAGGGCTGGTATGGGATACTGCGGTGCAGCTAACATTGAGGAGATGAGGAAGAAGGCAAGGTTTGTAAAGATTACCTCTGCAGGTCTCAAAGAGTCCCACGTTCACGACGTCATTATTACAAAGGAAGCTCCAAACTACTGGATAGAGAGGTAG
- the argH gene encoding argininosuccinate lyase, whose product MAENKLWGGRFKEGTNELVEEFTESVSYDKRLAPYDIAGSVAHVKMLEKQGILTSEEADKIIKGLNEILEEIERGEFKWKKELEDVHMNIEKRLTDKVGPVGGKLHTGRSRNDQVATDVRLYVRKEIKEILDLLKGLRRAFVKQAEENLGVIMPGYTHLQIAQPVLYSHHMLAYYQMFKRDAERFEDTLKRVNVSPLGSAALAGTSYPLDREFTAKLLGFSQVTRNSMDAVSDRDFVAETIFDCAMVMMHLSRLSEELILWSTQEFNFIELPDAFCTGSSIMPQKKNPDVSELTRGKTGRVYGDLVSILTTLKGLPLTYNRDLQEDKEPLFDAIDTVKIALKVNTLIVEGMKPKAERMRQQASKGFSLATDLADYLAKKGVPFREAHRIVGQLVAYCLDKGKDLSQLTVNEFKKFSDKFEEDVLDLMSLEGSVASRKVIGGTSPERVKEEIERIKEEEGF is encoded by the coding sequence TTGGCTGAGAATAAGCTCTGGGGCGGAAGGTTTAAAGAGGGTACGAACGAGCTCGTTGAGGAGTTTACAGAGTCCGTCTCCTACGATAAGCGTCTTGCTCCCTACGACATAGCAGGAAGTGTAGCCCACGTTAAGATGCTTGAAAAGCAGGGAATTTTAACCTCCGAAGAGGCCGATAAGATAATCAAAGGCCTGAACGAGATTTTAGAAGAGATAGAGAGAGGAGAGTTTAAGTGGAAGAAGGAACTTGAAGACGTCCACATGAACATTGAAAAAAGGTTAACCGATAAGGTAGGACCGGTCGGAGGGAAGCTCCACACGGGCCGCTCAAGGAACGACCAAGTTGCAACTGACGTCCGCCTCTACGTAAGGAAGGAGATTAAGGAGATTTTGGACCTCCTTAAAGGTCTGAGGAGGGCCTTTGTAAAGCAGGCTGAGGAAAACCTGGGAGTAATAATGCCCGGGTATACCCACCTACAGATAGCCCAGCCTGTCCTCTACTCCCACCACATGCTCGCCTACTACCAGATGTTCAAGAGGGACGCAGAGAGGTTTGAGGATACCCTAAAGAGGGTTAACGTTTCTCCCCTTGGCTCTGCAGCCTTAGCAGGAACGAGCTATCCACTTGATAGGGAGTTTACGGCAAAGCTACTCGGTTTTAGCCAGGTTACGAGGAACAGCATGGACGCTGTAAGCGACAGGGACTTTGTGGCTGAGACCATATTTGACTGTGCAATGGTCATGATGCACCTTTCAAGGCTCTCAGAGGAGTTAATCCTCTGGTCAACCCAGGAGTTCAACTTTATAGAGCTCCCCGACGCTTTCTGCACAGGAAGTTCAATAATGCCCCAGAAGAAAAACCCAGACGTTTCAGAGCTTACAAGAGGAAAGACTGGAAGGGTTTACGGAGACTTAGTCTCAATTCTAACTACCCTTAAAGGCCTTCCCCTTACCTACAACAGGGACCTTCAGGAAGACAAAGAGCCTCTCTTTGATGCAATAGATACGGTAAAGATCGCCCTTAAGGTCAACACACTCATAGTTGAGGGAATGAAGCCGAAGGCAGAGAGGATGAGGCAGCAGGCATCAAAGGGCTTCTCCCTTGCAACCGATCTTGCAGACTACCTGGCAAAGAAGGGAGTTCCCTTCAGAGAGGCCCACAGGATAGTCGGCCAGCTTGTAGCCTACTGTTTAGACAAAGGTAAAGACCTAAGCCAGTTAACTGTTAATGAGTTTAAAAAATTCTCAGATAAGTTTGAAGAAGACGTTTTGGACCTAATGAGTCTTGAAGGTTCGGTAGCAAGTAGGAAAGTAATAGGGGGAACCTCCCCCGAAAGGGTTAAAGAGGAAATAGAGAGAATTAAAGAGGAAGAGGGATTTTAG
- a CDS encoding transketolase, which yields MVSFEPEFFLKRNRDIDEVTLRAIAREVRKDILKMTSNAQSGHPGGAMSATDIIVTLYYYKMRHNPLNPKWEERDRFVLSKGHVCPALYSVLARTGYFPLEKLMEFRKVDGDLQGHPDMHKTPGIEISTGSLGHGIGAAVGMAIGLKLSGSDSKVYCMIGDGEAQEGSVWEASMAASHYNLNNLVVILDNNNLQIDGPVDEVMSIYPAAEKWKAFGWNVMEINGHDFKEIKEALDRADESKFKPTMIIAKTVKGKGVSFMENRAEWHGKALPPDLLKEALKELGEII from the coding sequence ATGGTAAGTTTTGAACCGGAGTTCTTCCTTAAGCGCAACAGGGATATAGATGAAGTTACCCTAAGGGCAATAGCAAGGGAGGTGAGGAAGGACATCCTAAAGATGACTTCAAACGCTCAATCAGGTCACCCGGGCGGAGCAATGTCTGCAACAGACATAATAGTTACCCTCTACTACTACAAAATGAGGCATAACCCGTTAAACCCTAAGTGGGAAGAGAGGGACAGGTTCGTCCTCTCAAAGGGACACGTCTGTCCTGCCCTCTACTCGGTTTTAGCCAGAACAGGTTACTTCCCCCTTGAGAAGTTGATGGAGTTTAGAAAGGTTGACGGGGACCTTCAGGGACACCCGGACATGCATAAGACTCCGGGAATTGAGATAAGCACTGGTAGTTTAGGCCACGGAATCGGTGCAGCAGTTGGAATGGCAATAGGCCTTAAACTCTCAGGCTCAGACAGTAAAGTCTACTGTATGATTGGAGACGGAGAGGCCCAGGAAGGAAGCGTGTGGGAAGCCTCAATGGCAGCCTCCCACTACAACTTAAACAACCTGGTTGTAATACTTGACAACAACAACCTCCAGATAGACGGCCCTGTTGACGAGGTCATGTCAATCTACCCTGCAGCTGAAAAGTGGAAGGCCTTCGGCTGGAACGTGATGGAGATAAACGGACACGACTTTAAAGAGATAAAGGAAGCCCTTGACAGGGCAGATGAGTCAAAGTTTAAACCGACAATGATTATCGCGAAAACTGTAAAGGGTAAGGGAGTCTCCTTTATGGAAAACAGGGCTGAGTGGCACGGAAAGGCTCTACCTCCTGACCTACTCAAAGAGGCCCTAAAAGAGCTGGGAGAGATTATCTAA
- a CDS encoding transketolase family protein produces MEKVSLRDAYGETLVELGEKDERIVVLDADLSGSTKTAKFAKRFPDRFFNMGIAETNMMNAAAGLATTGKIPFVSTFAIFGTGRAWEAVRQTICYPNLNVKIVCTHGGITVGEDGATHQALEDVANMRNIPNMRVIVPADDVETRAVIKKIAYTDGPFYVRLSREKFPRIFDEETFRFEVGKGHVLKEGEDVTVISNGVMTSFALLAATELEREGISVEVIHMSSVKPIDAELIVKSAQKTKAVVTAEEHSIVGGLGSAVAEVLVENYPVSMERLGTPDVFGRSGKGWELLHYFGLDDKGIIEKVKKVLERKRR; encoded by the coding sequence ATGGAAAAGGTGAGTTTAAGGGACGCTTACGGAGAAACCCTCGTTGAGCTTGGAGAGAAGGACGAAAGGATTGTCGTTTTAGATGCAGACCTTTCCGGTTCAACAAAAACTGCAAAGTTTGCAAAGCGCTTCCCCGATAGGTTTTTCAATATGGGAATTGCAGAGACAAACATGATGAACGCGGCTGCAGGGCTTGCTACAACTGGAAAAATTCCGTTTGTCAGTACCTTTGCAATCTTTGGAACCGGAAGGGCTTGGGAGGCAGTAAGGCAAACCATCTGCTACCCGAACCTTAACGTTAAGATAGTGTGCACCCACGGAGGAATCACCGTAGGAGAGGACGGGGCTACCCACCAGGCCCTTGAGGACGTTGCAAATATGAGGAACATTCCCAACATGAGAGTGATCGTTCCTGCAGATGACGTTGAAACCAGAGCGGTAATAAAGAAGATAGCCTACACCGACGGGCCGTTCTACGTGAGGCTTTCAAGGGAAAAGTTTCCAAGGATATTTGATGAGGAGACTTTCAGGTTTGAAGTTGGAAAGGGACACGTTTTAAAGGAGGGAGAGGACGTTACTGTAATCTCAAACGGAGTTATGACCTCCTTTGCTCTCCTTGCAGCCACAGAGCTTGAAAGGGAGGGCATCTCAGTTGAAGTTATACACATGTCTTCAGTTAAGCCTATAGACGCAGAGCTTATAGTAAAATCGGCACAGAAGACAAAGGCAGTAGTAACTGCAGAAGAACACTCAATAGTAGGCGGACTCGGTTCAGCAGTTGCAGAGGTTTTAGTTGAAAACTACCCGGTTTCCATGGAAAGGCTCGGAACACCTGACGTATTCGGTAGGTCGGGGAAAGGTTGGGAGCTCCTTCACTACTTCGGCCTTGACGATAAAGGGATAATTGAAAAGGTTAAAAAAGTCCTTGAGAGGAAGAGAAGATGA
- a CDS encoding S41 family peptidase, which translates to MKKGFKTSLLAVLLFTFLALVGKSSISAVMKEQNTQQEELKYIRLFMEAYQLVKEKYVEEKKPKELYEGAIQGMLNKLDPHSNLFTPDQLKEFQVETSGEFGGLGIQITKTKDGKLMIIAPIEDTPAYKAGLKPGDIIVKIEDKEVTPDMTLMEAVKLMRGKPGTKITIWVWRKGWPEPKPFTITRAIIKIKSVKYRILQGDIGYIRFTMFQRNSVDEFKKALEEIRKDKKLQGIIVDVRNNPGGLLDSAVAISDYFLPKGALIVYTKGRIPESIKKYYSLHDPIIPTDVPVVMLVNGGTASAAEILTGALRYNNRAVVVGEKTFGKGSVQTLYPLDMGYAVKITTAKYYMPNHKCIDGKGIIPDIEVKLSKEDIEKLKKEFKEIEEHPEKTEEIRKEREKRLDNQIKRAIEAIKEYHLFKALEVKKEKKAA; encoded by the coding sequence ATGAAAAAAGGTTTTAAGACCTCTCTTTTAGCAGTTCTCCTGTTCACTTTTCTAGCTTTGGTAGGTAAGAGCTCCATTTCTGCCGTTATGAAGGAGCAAAACACCCAGCAGGAGGAACTCAAGTACATAAGGCTCTTTATGGAAGCCTACCAGCTGGTAAAGGAGAAGTACGTAGAGGAGAAGAAGCCTAAGGAGCTCTATGAGGGGGCTATTCAGGGAATGCTGAACAAACTTGACCCCCACTCAAACCTCTTCACACCCGACCAGCTGAAGGAGTTTCAGGTTGAAACAAGCGGTGAGTTTGGAGGGCTTGGAATCCAGATAACGAAGACTAAGGACGGAAAACTAATGATCATTGCCCCTATTGAGGATACACCGGCCTACAAGGCCGGCCTTAAACCGGGAGACATAATAGTAAAGATTGAGGACAAGGAAGTTACCCCCGACATGACTCTAATGGAAGCTGTAAAGCTAATGAGGGGTAAGCCCGGAACGAAGATTACAATCTGGGTCTGGAGGAAGGGCTGGCCGGAGCCTAAGCCATTCACAATAACAAGGGCAATAATCAAGATTAAGAGCGTTAAGTACAGAATCCTCCAGGGAGACATCGGATACATAAGGTTTACAATGTTCCAGAGGAACTCGGTAGACGAGTTTAAGAAAGCCCTTGAGGAAATTAGGAAGGATAAGAAACTTCAAGGAATAATAGTTGACGTGAGGAACAACCCCGGAGGCCTCCTTGACTCTGCAGTTGCGATAAGCGACTACTTCCTGCCAAAGGGAGCTCTCATCGTCTACACTAAGGGAAGGATTCCTGAAAGTATCAAAAAGTACTACTCGCTCCACGACCCGATAATTCCTACGGACGTTCCAGTAGTAATGCTCGTAAACGGAGGAACTGCAAGCGCTGCAGAGATTCTAACCGGGGCCCTCAGGTATAACAACAGGGCAGTAGTAGTTGGAGAAAAGACCTTCGGTAAAGGATCAGTTCAGACCCTCTACCCTCTGGACATGGGATACGCCGTGAAGATAACGACAGCCAAGTACTACATGCCAAACCACAAGTGCATTGACGGTAAGGGGATCATCCCCGACATAGAGGTTAAGCTCTCTAAGGAGGACATAGAGAAGTTAAAGAAGGAATTTAAAGAGATTGAGGAACACCCCGAGAAGACTGAAGAGATCAGGAAGGAGAGGGAGAAGAGGTTAGACAACCAGATTAAGAGGGCGATTGAAGCTATTAAAGAGTACCACCTCTTTAAGGCTTTAGAGGTTAAGAAGGAGAAGAAGGCAGCATGA
- a CDS encoding alpha/beta fold hydrolase translates to MIYTLHGWSFSREVWRGTPFERAVHLELPGHGESPFKSTNLEELSDEISEKLKPNSTLVGWSLGATVSILIAYRHPEKVRELILYAPTTSFTGLSQPEVVVKRFLKRLRRDFKGGVNFFREISSRRREKVPPLNPEVGIELLKNFTQFNCNGLVGKLKVPIKILVGDKDEITKIEGAYRVFERAPRSQLKVVPEEDHLTILQYAI, encoded by the coding sequence ATGATATACACCCTCCACGGCTGGAGTTTCAGTAGGGAGGTCTGGAGGGGAACGCCCTTTGAGCGTGCAGTTCACCTGGAGCTCCCCGGCCACGGGGAGTCTCCATTTAAATCAACAAATCTAGAAGAGCTCTCAGACGAAATCTCTGAAAAACTCAAACCAAACTCTACTCTGGTTGGATGGTCGCTGGGAGCAACGGTCTCAATCCTTATAGCATACAGACACCCTGAAAAGGTTAGAGAACTCATACTCTACGCACCGACCACTTCATTTACTGGATTATCCCAACCTGAAGTCGTCGTTAAAAGGTTCCTTAAAAGGTTAAGGAGAGACTTTAAAGGGGGAGTAAACTTCTTCAGGGAAATCTCCTCTAGAAGGAGAGAAAAGGTTCCTCCTCTAAATCCCGAAGTCGGTATAGAGCTCCTAAAAAACTTTACCCAATTTAACTGTAACGGCTTAGTTGGAAAACTGAAAGTTCCCATCAAAATTCTGGTGGGAGACAAGGACGAGATAACAAAAATAGAAGGAGCCTACAGGGTCTTTGAAAGGGCCCCTCGCTCACAGCTTAAAGTAGTTCCTGAAGAGGATCACTTAACTATTTTGCAATATGCTATATAA
- a CDS encoding selenium metabolism-associated LysR family transcriptional regulator: protein MDIKQLEVFAKVFENRSFSKAAKQLGLSQPTVSTHIQHLEDSLGKKLFDRLGRRVVPTEEAKILYKHAVEILKKRDEALAELLSLDSSKVSGKVRIAASNIPGDYLIPHLLIKLKELLPEVTFQVEIYDSSKVLNLLRENIPNFDLGFVGLEVFDPKFEVKKVHNDEIVLISPPYFKRDSITLEELLKLPLIFREEDSGTRKTVEKALRKAGIPAAKLNVIAYLGSNTAIKEAVKRGAGFGLVSRYSVKDEVECKKVKVVEIRGLSIRRCFFAVKRNDITPIPAVRTIWDKLEKLFKNRNGEC, encoded by the coding sequence ATGGACATAAAACAGCTTGAAGTATTTGCAAAGGTTTTTGAGAACAGGAGCTTCTCAAAAGCCGCTAAACAGCTCGGCCTCTCCCAGCCTACGGTAAGTACCCACATTCAACACCTAGAGGATTCTCTAGGTAAGAAGCTCTTTGATAGGCTGGGCAGAAGAGTAGTTCCTACTGAAGAGGCAAAGATACTCTACAAACACGCAGTTGAGATACTAAAGAAGAGAGACGAAGCCCTTGCAGAACTCCTCTCCCTTGACAGCTCAAAGGTTTCAGGAAAAGTGAGAATTGCAGCAAGTAACATTCCGGGGGATTACCTAATCCCCCACCTCCTAATAAAACTCAAAGAACTCCTTCCAGAAGTGACTTTCCAGGTCGAAATCTACGACTCAAGTAAGGTATTAAACCTCCTAAGAGAGAACATTCCAAACTTTGACTTAGGGTTCGTCGGCCTTGAAGTGTTTGACCCTAAATTTGAAGTAAAGAAAGTCCACAACGACGAAATCGTCCTAATCTCCCCTCCCTACTTTAAAAGGGACTCAATTACTCTTGAAGAGCTACTAAAACTTCCCCTCATTTTCAGGGAGGAGGACTCTGGAACGAGGAAAACTGTTGAGAAAGCACTGAGAAAGGCCGGAATTCCGGCGGCCAAATTAAACGTAATTGCCTACCTTGGAAGTAATACGGCGATAAAGGAGGCAGTAAAAAGGGGAGCCGGCTTTGGCCTCGTATCAAGGTACTCGGTTAAGGACGAGGTTGAGTGCAAAAAGGTAAAAGTAGTAGAAATTAGAGGCCTTTCAATAAGAAGGTGCTTTTTCGCCGTTAAGAGAAACGACATCACTCCCATTCCTGCAGTAAGAACCATATGGGATAAACTGGAAAAGCTGTTTAAGAACAGAAACGGAGAGTGTTAA
- a CDS encoding HpcH/HpaI aldolase/citrate lyase family protein, with amino-acid sequence MVEELFKVSQEVLEGKRSFKELLDFPEGKPERREVQNPFKRSALIVSADRLEHVKKALSREADVIIFNLEDGVSDTRKEFGRIFLRKFLLNTPLLGEKEVVVRVNPIDSPYFFEDVYQILPALPHAIRISKVRSPEDVVTLDRLISSFERSRGVEEGFIRVQLSIETPQAISNLKEILSASERIDAAYLGILDLFAELGVSQKFQGERLGSYLREKFSLECRLAGVCPIGPAYQDYQDLEGFKREAEFERELGFCGKMAISVRQSKIALEVFSPSEEEVEEAKEIVELYERALKGGKGGITYKGKFIDQPIYKDALNTLRFCS; translated from the coding sequence ATGGTTGAAGAACTCTTTAAGGTCTCTCAGGAAGTTTTGGAGGGGAAGAGAAGTTTTAAGGAGCTCTTAGACTTTCCGGAAGGTAAACCTGAGAGGAGAGAAGTTCAGAACCCATTTAAAAGGTCTGCTCTAATCGTCTCAGCCGATAGGTTGGAGCACGTTAAAAAAGCCCTCAGCAGAGAAGCTGACGTAATCATTTTTAACTTAGAGGACGGAGTAAGTGATACTAGAAAGGAGTTTGGAAGGATATTTTTGAGGAAGTTCCTATTGAACACGCCCCTTTTAGGGGAGAAGGAGGTTGTTGTTAGAGTAAACCCGATTGATTCTCCCTACTTCTTTGAGGACGTTTATCAAATTCTTCCTGCTCTTCCTCACGCTATCAGGATTAGTAAAGTTCGTTCTCCAGAGGACGTTGTTACCCTTGACAGGTTAATCTCCTCCTTTGAAAGGAGCAGGGGAGTTGAGGAGGGGTTCATAAGAGTTCAGCTTTCAATAGAGACTCCTCAGGCGATTTCAAACCTGAAGGAGATCCTTTCGGCCTCAGAGAGGATAGATGCAGCTTACCTTGGGATTCTTGATCTGTTTGCAGAGCTTGGAGTTTCTCAGAAATTTCAGGGTGAGAGGTTGGGTTCTTACTTAAGGGAAAAGTTTTCCTTAGAGTGCCGTCTAGCTGGGGTCTGTCCAATAGGTCCTGCCTATCAGGACTATCAGGACCTTGAAGGTTTTAAGAGAGAAGCAGAGTTTGAGAGGGAGCTTGGTTTTTGCGGAAAGATGGCAATCTCTGTAAGGCAGTCAAAGATTGCCCTTGAAGTTTTCTCTCCCTCTGAGGAAGAGGTAGAGGAAGCAAAGGAGATAGTTGAGCTCTACGAAAGAGCCCTGAAGGGGGGGAAAGGAGGGATAACTTACAAGGGCAAGTTTATTGACCAGCCCATCTATAAGGACGCCCTTAACACTCTCCGTTTCTGTTCTTAA
- a CDS encoding NAD-dependent epimerase/dehydratase family protein encodes MSKRVLITGASGFIAGHIVRELSKEYPLILVSRKELAYPFPVYHPSDLRRAFEVERPDVVINTVGILKETKGTTYGEAHVEFTGSLVELAKEFGVRKFIQISALGTRKGAPSIYHRTKWEAEELVRSSGIPYLILRPSIVLGKGQKLYDDLKRLSRFLPVIFAPRMKVQPVRVERVVEAVKEGLSVNLAELLSSAERG; translated from the coding sequence ATGAGTAAAAGAGTCTTAATAACAGGAGCCTCTGGTTTTATAGCCGGCCATATAGTAAGGGAACTTTCAAAAGAATACCCACTCATTTTGGTCTCAAGGAAAGAGTTGGCCTATCCATTCCCTGTTTACCATCCATCAGATTTAAGGAGGGCCTTTGAAGTTGAACGGCCTGATGTTGTTATTAATACCGTTGGTATTCTCAAGGAAACTAAAGGAACAACTTATGGGGAAGCCCACGTTGAGTTTACAGGGAGTTTAGTTGAACTAGCAAAGGAGTTTGGAGTAAGGAAGTTTATTCAGATTTCTGCACTTGGGACTAGGAAAGGAGCTCCCTCCATCTACCACAGGACTAAGTGGGAAGCCGAAGAGTTAGTAAGGAGTTCTGGAATTCCCTACCTTATACTTAGGCCTTCAATAGTTCTGGGGAAAGGACAGAAGCTCTACGATGATCTTAAGAGGCTTTCAAGGTTCCTTCCGGTTATCTTTGCTCCAAGGATGAAGGTTCAGCCGGTTAGGGTTGAAAGGGTTGTTGAGGCCGTTAAGGAAGGGTTGAGTGTAAACTTAGCGGAACTTTTGAGCTCTGCGGAGAGAGGGTAA